One window of the Lacerta agilis isolate rLacAgi1 chromosome 17, rLacAgi1.pri, whole genome shotgun sequence genome contains the following:
- the APOA2 gene encoding apolipoprotein A-II: MKVFALAILLISVCCMEGTVVRRQAEQAPAPASDVVQQVQGYISSISEYFKKDLVPQEKLEEFKAQTLAYVQQAQEQMTPVAEQIREQATQFFSNLLNTFQKKTE, translated from the exons ATGAAGGTGTTTGCTCTCGCGATCCTGTTGATCAGCGTCTGCTGCATGGAAG GGACTGTGGTCAGGCGGCAAGCGGAACAGGCTCCAGCCCCGGCTTCTGATGTCGTGCAGCAAGTGCAGGGCTACATTTCTAGCATCTCTGAGTACTTTAAAAAGGATCTCGTGCCACAAGAGAAGCTAGAAGAATTCAAGGCCCAGACATT GGCTTACGTGCAGCAGGCACAAGAGCAGATGACTCCTGTTGCTGAACAAATCAGGGAGCAGGCTACCCAGTTCTTCTCCAACCTTTTGAATACCTTCCAGAAAAAGACCGAGTAA
- the UFC1 gene encoding ubiquitin-fold modifier-conjugating enzyme 1 isoform X1, which translates to MADEATRRVVAELPLLKTNAGPRDKEVWIQRLKEEYQALIKYVENNKNADNDWFRLESNKEGTRWFGKCWYIHNLLKYEFAVEFDIPVTYPSTAPEIAIPELDGKTAKMYRGGKICLTDHFKPLWARNVPKFGLAHLMALGLGPWLAVEIPDLISKGQIEHKEK; encoded by the exons ATGGCGGACGAGGCTACTCGCCGGGTAGTGGCCGAGCTGCCTTTGCTGAAGACGAACGCGGGTCCGCGGGACAAGGAGGTGTGGATTCAGCGGCTAAAGGAGGAATACCAGGCGCTCATTAAG TATGTGGAAAACAACAAGAACGCCGATAATGATTGGTTCAGGCTAGAGTCCAACAAGGAAGGCACAAG GTGGTTTGGGAAATGCTGGTACATTCACAACCTCCTGAAGTACGAGTTTGCTGTTGAGTTTGAT ATTCCGGTAACATATCCGTCCACCGCGCCAGAAATCGCCATCCCAGAGCTGGATGGAAAAACAGCAAAAATGTACAG GGGCGGTAAAATATGTCTGACGGACCACTTCAAACCTTTGTGGGCCAGGAACGTACCTAAATTTGGGCTGGCTCATCTCATGGCCTTGGGG CTGGGACCCTGGCTGGCTGTGGAGATCCCAGACTTGATATCGAAAGGCCAGATTGAGCACAAGGAGAAATGA
- the UFC1 gene encoding ubiquitin-fold modifier-conjugating enzyme 1 isoform X2, which yields MADEATRRVVAELPLLKTNAGPRDKEVWIQRLKEEYQALIKYVENNKNADNDWFRLESNKEGTRWFGKCWYIHNLLKYEFAVEFDIPVTYPSTAPEIAIPELDGKTAKMYSWDPGWLWRSQT from the exons ATGGCGGACGAGGCTACTCGCCGGGTAGTGGCCGAGCTGCCTTTGCTGAAGACGAACGCGGGTCCGCGGGACAAGGAGGTGTGGATTCAGCGGCTAAAGGAGGAATACCAGGCGCTCATTAAG TATGTGGAAAACAACAAGAACGCCGATAATGATTGGTTCAGGCTAGAGTCCAACAAGGAAGGCACAAG GTGGTTTGGGAAATGCTGGTACATTCACAACCTCCTGAAGTACGAGTTTGCTGTTGAGTTTGAT ATTCCGGTAACATATCCGTCCACCGCGCCAGAAATCGCCATCCCAGAGCTGGATGGAAAAACAGCAAAAATGTACAG CTGGGACCCTGGCTGGCTGTGGAGATCCCAGACTTGA